The Malus domestica chromosome 13, GDT2T_hap1 genome includes a window with the following:
- the LOC103430610 gene encoding purple acid phosphatase 3-like, with protein MLDMENMTVMRSSILFSGLIILCTLSSFTSSAAELPRFPHAAKADGSISFLVLGDWGRRGAYNQSQVANQMGIIGEKLDIDFVISTGDNFYENGLTGIDDPQFEDSFSKIYTAPSLQKQWYSVLGNHDYRGDVEAQLSPVLRELDSKWLCLRSFIVDAEIVEIFFVDTTPFVDKYFTDPEGSVYDWSGILPRNYYLSNLLKDVDSALKDSTAKWKIVVGHHTIRTAGYHGETKELVTQLLPILLENNVDLYANGHDHCLEHISSPNSPLQFLTSGGGSKAWRGVVNPYSPSEMKLYYDGQGFMSVQINQTELDIAFYDVFGNVLHKWGTSKPHYSFM; from the exons ATGCTAGATATGGAAAACATGACCGTGATGAGGTCAAGTATTCTGTTCTCTGGTCTAATAATTCTATGCACCCTGTCATCTTTTACATCTTCTGCAGCGGAGCTACCACGATTCCCGCACGCAGCGAAAGCGGATGGGTCTATAAGCTTTTTGGTTCTGGGGGATtggggaagaagaggagcctacAACCAATCTCAAGTTGCTAATCAG ATGGGAATAATTGGAGAGAAGTTGGATATTGACTTTGTAATATCCACCGGCGATAATTTTTACGAAAATGGATTGACGGGCATCGATGATCCACAATTTGAAGACTCATTTAGCAAAATCTACACAGCACCAAGCTTGCAAAAGCAGTGGTACAGTG TTCTGGGTAACCATGATTATAGAGGGGATGTTGAGGCACAGTTGAGTCCTGTCCTTAGGGAATTGGATAGCAAATGGCTTTGCTTGAGATCCTTCATAGTTGATGCCG AAATTGTGGAAATCTTCTTTGTGGATACAACTCCCTTTGTTGATAAATACTTCACTGATCCGGAGGGCTCTGTCTATGACTGGAGTGGCATATTACCCCGAAATTATTACCTATCAAATCTTCTCAAG GATGTGGATTCAGCATTAAAAGATTCTACTGCAAAGTGGAAGATTGTGGTTGGTCACCACACGATTAGAACCGCTGGATATCATGGTGAAACGAAGGAGCTTGTAACACAGCTTCTCCCAATTCTTCTG GAAAACAATGTCGATCTTTACGCCAATGGCCACGACCATTGCTTAGAACACATAAGCAGTCCCAACAG CCCACTTCAATTTCTAACAAGTGGTGGTGGTTCAAAGGCATGGAGGGGTGTAGTTAACCCGTACAGCCCAAGCGAAATGAAGTTGTACTACGATGGGCAGGGTTTCATGTCAGTGCAAATCAATCAAACCGAATTGGATATTGCATTCTATGATGTTTTTGGCAATGTCTTGCACAAATGGGGGACATCAAAGCCGCACTACTCTTTCATGTAG
- the LOC103423718 gene encoding RNA demethylase ALKBH10B-like, with product MTMPSGNVVLSDKMQFPSGGGAAAVGGGEIPQLPRQWFPDERDGFISWLRGEFAAANAIIDSLCHHLRVVGEPGEYDGVISCIQQRRCNWNPVLHMQQYFSVAEVIYALQHVAWRRQQRQYDHVKVGAKEYKRSGSGFNKGQHRAEHFKEGHNFSTEVHSYDGNSSGLVASEKVERGSEVAEELKPGGEVGKLDGNGLAAAGEKTEPQEDSRLRSSENSQLTIYGNSEPEVAVGDGCTSSSKENESHSIQIQNAKQNLSIVPKTFVGNELLDGKTVNVVDGLKLYEGLLGDTEVSKLVSLANDLRVAGKRGQFQGQTYVVSKRPMRGHGREMIQLGLPVIDTPSEDEISSGTSKDRRIEAIPSLLQDVIDRIAGMQVTTVKPDSCIIDFYNEGDHSHPHTWPPWFGRPICVLFLTECDMTFGRVLVSDHPGDYRGPLKLSLTPGSLLLLQGKSTDFAKHAIPSIRKQRVLVTFTKSQPKKNTMSDGQRFPAPTPAQSSYWGQPSGRSPSHIRHPAGPKHYAAVPTTGVLPAPPIRSQLPPPNGIQPLFVPPPVGPPAIPFAGAVSIPPVSAGWAAAPRHPPPRIPPPGTGVFLPPPGSGNSSAPQQLPTTATQMSPSVEIPPQTERESGSAKSNHSTTPPKGKSDGKAQSHECNGSLDGTGSGRAAVKEEEDQHSDSMTTSDQAGAV from the exons ATGACAATGCCGTCGGGGAATGTGGTTTTATCGGACAAAATGCAGTTTCCTAGTGGTGGTGGCGCCGCGGCCGTTGGAGGCGGCGAGATCCCCCAGCTCCCCCGTCAGTGGTTCCCGGATGAGCGTGATGGGTTCATCTCATGGTTGCGCGGAGAATTCGCGGCAGCTAATGCGATTATAGACTCCCTTTGCCACCATTTACGTGTAGTTGGTGAGCCAGGCGAGTACGACGGCGTTATCAGCTGTATTCAGCAGAGGAGGTGCAATTGGAATCCTGTGCTTCATATGCAGCAGTACTTTTCGGTTGCGGAGGTGATATATGCACTGCAACATGTTGCctggaggaggcagcagaggcaATATGATCATGTAAAAGTGGGGGCCAAGGAGTATAAGAGATCCGGTTCCGGGTTTAACAAGGGCCAACATAGGGCTGAGCATTTCAAGGAAGGACATAATTTTAGTACAGAGGTTCATAGTTATGATGGGAATTCTTCGGGGCTTGTTGCTTCGGAGAAAGTTGAGCGGGGAAGCGAGGTAGCTGAGGAACTCAAGCCCGGTGGAGAGGTTGGGAAGTTGGATGGTAACGGTTTAGCAGCTGCTGGAGAGAAAACAG AACCTCAAGAAGATAGTAGATTAAGGAGTTCGGAGAATTCACAACTGACCATATATGGCAATTCAGAACCTGAAGTTGCGGTAGGAGATGGATGCACCTCAAGCTCCAAAG AGAATGAATCACATTCTATCCAAATTCAGAATGCGAAGCAGAACCTCTCCATTGTTCCTAAAACTTTTGTTGGCAACGAGTTATTAGATGGAAAGACG GTTAACGTGGTCGATGGACTGAAATTGTATGAAGGATTGCTTGGTGACACAGAAGTCTCCAAACTTGTTTCTTTGGCTAATGATTTAAGGGTTGCAGGGAAAAGAGGACAATTTCAAG GTCAGACATATGTGGTCTCAAAGAGGCCCATGAGGGGACATGGAAGAGAAATGATTCAATTGGGCCTACCTGTTATTGATACTCCATCTGAAGATGAAATTTCGTCAGGAACCTCCAAAG ATCGGAGAATAGAAGCTATCCCTTCCTTGCTGCAGGATGTTATTGATCGCATAGCTGGGATGCAAGTTACTACTGTGAAGCCAGACTCTTGTATCATTGATTTCTATAATGAG GGAGATCATTCACACCCTCACACGTGGCCACCTTGGTTTGGAAGGCCTATTTGCGTCTTGTTCCTGACAGAATGTGACATGACTTTTGGGAGAGTACTAGTATCAGACCATCCTGGGGATTATAGAGGCCCACTCAAGCTCTCTCTTACACCTGG ATCCCTCCTTTTGCTGCAAGGGAAATCCACAGACTTTGCTAAACATGCAATACCTTCTATACGGAAGCAACGCGTACTTGTTACTTTCACAAAGTCTCAACCAAAGAAAAATACGATGAGCGATGGTCAACGTTTTCCTGCACCTACTCCAGCTCAGTCATCCTACTGGGGTCAACCATCAGGTAGGTCTCCAAGCCACATTCGGCATCCTGCTGGTCCCAAGCACTATGCAGCAGTTCCGACAACTGGTGTGTTGCCAGCCCCACCAATTCGGTCCCAACTTCCACCTCCAAATGGCATCCAGCCATTGTTTGTGCCACCTCCGGTAGGACCACCAGCAATACCTTTTGCCGGAGCAGTTTCCATCCCACCTGTTTCGGCTGGATGGGCAGCAGCTCCCAGGCATCCTCCACCTCGCATCCCTCCTCCTGGCACTGGTGTTTTCCTCCCTCCCCCAGGTTCGGGTAACTCATCAGCTCCTCAACAGCTGCCTACTACTGCAACTCAAATGAGCCCTTCTGTTGAGATTCCTCcccagacagagagagagagcgggTCTGCAAAATCCAACCATAGCACAACTCCTCCAAAAGGAAAATCGGATGGGAAAGCTCAGAGCCATGAGTGCAATGGAAGTCTGGATGGAACTGGCAGTGGAAGAGCAGCCgttaaggaagaagaagatcagCACTCCGACAGCATGACAACAAGCGATCAAGCCGGAGCAGTTTAG
- the LOC114820656 gene encoding purple acid phosphatase 8-like, whose product MISSFHFKGCLLSLCLVACAAELQRFKQAPKPDGSLSFLVVGDWGRRGQYNQSQVALQMGLIGEKSNIDFVISTGDNFYEDGLTGVDDPAFNESFSNIYTAPSLKKQWYNVLGNHDYRGDVEAQLSPVLRAIDSRWFCLRSFILDAEIVDFFFVDTTPFVDDYFTNPKEHTYDWRGVTPRAEYLSNLLKDVDSALKNSTAKWKIVVGHHTIKSAGHHGVTEELVNQLLPILKSNNIDFYVNGHDHCLEHISDSDSQIQFFTSGGGSKAWRGDIKSWSPEELKLYYDGQGFMSFHMSKASADVAYYDVSGNVLHKWSLSKEIDSATHRTFTYS is encoded by the exons ATGATTTCCTCCTTTCACTTCAAGGGATGCCTCCTGTCACTTTGTTTGGTTGCTTGCGCAGCTGAGCTTCAACGTTTTAAGCAGGCACCAAAACCAGATGGCTCTCTCAGCTTCCTGGTTGTCGGAGATTGGGGAAGACGGGGACAATACAACCAATCTCAAGTTGCTCTCCAG ATGGGGTTAATTGGAGAGAAATCAAACATAGACTTTGTCATCTCCACTGGTGATAATTTCTACGAAGATGGTTTGACAGGCGTCGACGATCCAGCATTTAACGAATCGTTTTCCAATATTTATACTGCTCCCAGCTTAAAGAAGCAATGGTACAATG TGTTGGGCAACCATGACTATCGGGGTGATGTTGAAGCACAATTGAGTCCCGTTCTCAGGGCAATTGACAGTAGATGGTTTTGCTTAAGATCATTCATTTTAGATGCAG AAATCGTAGATTTTTTCTTTGTGGACACAACCCCATTTGTGGATGATTACTTTACAAATCCAAAGGAGCATACTTATGATTGGAGAGGTGTGACTCCTCGGGCGGAATACCTTTCAAATCTCTTGAAGGATGTGGATTCAGCACTAAAAAATTCCACAGCAAAATGGAAAATTGTGGTCGGTCACCATACTATTAAAAGCGCAGGACATCATGGTGTCACCGAAGAACTTGTAAACCAACTTCTCCCAATCCTTAAG TCAAATAATATCGATTTTTACGTAAATGGACATGACCATTGCTTGGAGCACATAAGTGATTCTGATAG TCAAATTCAGTTCTTTACAAGTGGAGGTGGGTCCAAGGCATGGAGAGGTGATATAAAGTCGTGGAGTCCAGAGGAGTTGAAGTTGTATTACGACGGACAAGGTTTCATgtcgtttcacatgtccaaggcCAGTGCTGATGTTGCATACTATGATGTCTCTGGCAATGTCTTACACAAATGGAGCCTTTCCAAAGAGATCGACTCAGCCACTCACAGAACATTCACCTACTCTTAA